A region from the Acetobacteroides hydrogenigenes genome encodes:
- a CDS encoding GH92 family glycosyl hydrolase — MRTRKLLIVMALLAPWWAFCQPKQPAKLVNPFIGTGGHGHTYPGATAPFGMVQLSPDTRLTGWDGCSGYHYSDSVVYGFSHTHLSGVGVSDYGDILLMATTGKPVLANKDYSSPFKKTTEKAEPGYYTVFLEKPKVKVELTALPRVGIHRYTFPKSNEANIVLDLEHRDEVLETQMEVVGNREVRGFRRSKAWATNQIVYFVIQFSKPFEGVSFTSDGKIQKMLSGNPRVCNFRFKTKSGEQIIAKVGISAVSLEGAKANLKTEFSGWNFDAARKKTYASWNKELSKIEVSGGTRDQEVIFYSALYHCMVVPNLFMDVDGQYLGTDLKPHKANGFTPYTIFSLWDTFRAYHPLMTIIDTRRTNDFVNTFLSHYKNGGLLPVWELAGNETFCMIGYHSVPVIVDAYMKGIRGFDSKLALQAMKHSAMQNHFGLEFYRTLGCVPGDKETEGVSRTVEYAYDDWCIGQMAKELGDINGYNEYMKRAQYYKNFFDSETGFLRPRVNGGFKIPFSPSEVDFNYTEGNSWQYSFFVPQDIKGLAALHGGKYNLAKKLDDLFTTQLGLVGREVVDITGLIGQYAHGNEPSHHMAYLYNYVGQPWKSQQRARQIMDEMYSVNPDGLIGNEDCGQMSAWLVMSAMGFYPVCPGTTHYAIGTPWFPKVTVHLENGKKFTVTALNVSKQNFYIQSAMLNGNAYAKSFIDHSDIMNGGELSFTMGAVPNKQWGVGEGNEPVTSIAVKGKTTIPYIKAAGKTFAESLTVALHAPDAGSKILYTTDGRDPRTNGKLYEQPFTITSTTEVKLVAVADGDTSFTVEGKFYRVVTDKEITISSKPSSIYFAGGPKGLIDGIRGEKNYRLGGWHGYQGQDFEAVVDLGAEMSISRIAAGLLQDARSWIMMPREVEFYTSNDGKNFTLVAKAKSKIADPELAPTVEDISANVNANARYVKVIARNYGNLPKWVEGVGNPAYIFIDEIVIE; from the coding sequence ATGAGAACACGCAAACTTTTAATTGTAATGGCATTGCTTGCTCCTTGGTGGGCGTTTTGTCAGCCGAAGCAGCCTGCAAAACTGGTAAATCCATTTATTGGAACAGGAGGCCATGGGCATACCTATCCTGGGGCAACGGCTCCTTTTGGGATGGTGCAGCTAAGCCCTGATACTCGTCTTACAGGTTGGGATGGATGTTCGGGGTATCATTATTCCGATTCCGTGGTTTATGGATTTTCGCATACGCATCTTAGCGGAGTAGGAGTATCAGATTACGGCGATATCCTTCTGATGGCAACCACTGGCAAACCAGTTCTTGCCAATAAAGATTATTCTTCCCCTTTTAAAAAGACAACGGAGAAGGCAGAACCCGGTTACTATACCGTCTTTCTTGAAAAGCCAAAGGTAAAGGTTGAGCTAACGGCGCTTCCTCGTGTGGGAATTCACCGTTATACTTTTCCTAAAAGTAATGAGGCCAACATCGTTCTTGACTTAGAGCATCGCGATGAAGTTCTTGAAACACAAATGGAGGTGGTAGGCAACCGTGAGGTAAGAGGATTTCGTCGATCCAAAGCTTGGGCTACCAACCAGATTGTTTACTTCGTTATCCAATTCTCTAAGCCTTTCGAAGGCGTTTCTTTCACCTCCGATGGCAAAATTCAGAAGATGCTTTCGGGAAATCCTCGTGTTTGCAATTTCAGGTTTAAAACCAAATCAGGAGAGCAAATCATCGCAAAGGTGGGGATTTCTGCTGTTAGCCTCGAAGGTGCAAAGGCTAACCTAAAGACCGAATTCTCGGGATGGAACTTCGATGCTGCTCGAAAAAAAACCTACGCTAGCTGGAATAAAGAACTCAGTAAAATAGAGGTTTCTGGAGGCACGCGCGATCAGGAAGTCATTTTCTATTCGGCGCTATACCACTGTATGGTAGTTCCAAACCTGTTTATGGATGTTGATGGACAGTACTTGGGTACCGATTTAAAGCCTCATAAGGCAAATGGATTTACGCCCTACACCATCTTTTCGTTATGGGATACCTTTCGCGCCTACCATCCCCTAATGACAATTATTGACACCCGTAGAACCAACGATTTTGTTAATACGTTCCTTTCTCATTACAAAAATGGAGGATTGCTACCTGTCTGGGAACTGGCTGGTAACGAAACCTTTTGCATGATTGGTTACCACTCGGTTCCAGTTATTGTTGATGCCTATATGAAGGGAATTCGCGGCTTTGATAGCAAACTTGCACTTCAGGCTATGAAGCATAGTGCTATGCAAAACCACTTCGGGTTGGAATTTTACCGAACTCTTGGCTGTGTACCTGGTGATAAGGAAACCGAAGGTGTTTCGAGAACGGTAGAATATGCCTACGACGATTGGTGCATTGGACAAATGGCAAAGGAGTTGGGCGATATAAATGGCTACAACGAGTATATGAAGAGAGCCCAATACTATAAAAACTTCTTCGATTCTGAGACTGGCTTTTTGCGCCCTAGGGTTAACGGTGGCTTTAAAATACCATTTAGCCCATCAGAAGTTGACTTTAACTACACTGAAGGGAACAGTTGGCAGTATAGTTTCTTTGTGCCTCAGGATATCAAGGGACTTGCTGCTCTTCACGGTGGAAAATATAACCTTGCCAAGAAGTTGGACGATCTTTTCACTACTCAGCTAGGATTAGTTGGACGTGAGGTGGTAGACATTACCGGGCTTATTGGACAGTATGCGCATGGAAATGAGCCTAGCCATCATATGGCCTATCTTTATAACTACGTAGGACAACCATGGAAGTCTCAGCAAAGGGCTCGTCAGATTATGGACGAGATGTACTCTGTTAATCCCGATGGCCTTATAGGCAATGAGGATTGTGGGCAGATGAGCGCATGGCTGGTAATGAGCGCAATGGGTTTCTATCCTGTTTGTCCGGGGACTACACACTACGCTATTGGTACGCCTTGGTTCCCCAAAGTTACCGTTCATCTCGAAAATGGTAAAAAGTTTACCGTTACGGCATTGAATGTTAGTAAGCAGAATTTTTATATCCAAAGCGCAATGCTTAATGGTAATGCTTATGCTAAAAGCTTTATCGACCATTCTGATATAATGAATGGAGGCGAACTTTCCTTTACTATGGGGGCAGTTCCTAATAAGCAGTGGGGTGTAGGCGAGGGCAATGAGCCTGTTACCTCTATTGCAGTGAAGGGGAAGACTACAATTCCTTACATTAAAGCAGCCGGAAAAACTTTCGCCGAAAGTTTAACGGTTGCCCTTCATGCTCCTGATGCTGGTTCGAAAATTTTGTATACCACCGATGGTCGCGATCCTCGCACTAATGGGAAACTGTATGAACAACCATTTACGATTACATCTACTACGGAGGTAAAGTTAGTGGCCGTTGCTGATGGGGATACAAGCTTTACGGTTGAGGGTAAGTTCTATCGTGTTGTTACCGATAAGGAGATCACCATCTCATCTAAGCCAAGCTCTATTTACTTTGCAGGTGGTCCAAAAGGTCTAATTGATGGGATTAGAGGTGAGAAAAACTACCGTTTAGGTGGATGGCATGGCTACCAAGGACAAGACTTTGAGGCTGTAGTAGATCTTGGCGCAGAAATGTCGATTAGCAGAATTGCTGCGGGATTGCTTCAAGATGCTCGTTCGTGGATTATGATGCCTCGCGAGGTTGAGTTCTATACCAGCAACGATGGTAAGAACTTTACGCTTGTTGCTAAAGCAAAAAGTAAAATTGCCGATCCAGAATTGGCGCCAACAGTTGAGGATATTTCTGCTAATGTAAATGCTAACGCCCGCTATGTAAAAGTTATTGCTCGTAACTATGGAAATCTGCCTAAATGGGTAGAAGGAGTAGGTAATCCGGCCTACATCTTTATTGATGAAATTGTGATTGAGTAA
- a CDS encoding SusD/RagB family nutrient-binding outer membrane lipoprotein, translated as MKGKLTIAVFALAATLSTGCKEDFADINTNPATVTEGNVVNLFTQGLQSFEPSGYLFWFYSASFTHQWSQAYVPTSGFTDNFNVHGALGDQGEQTIRVMRYYREVDKLISEMDTDEAKKYVSVKSMFYPLMVYLGMFDSDMFGDMPYTEACMAKYTKPMLLTPKYDTMESLYDLWLSELNTALEGFKATGQVALGKQDFVYNGDVKKWAKFTNSLKLKIAVRLLNVNKAKALQIAEEAVSNSAGLLDGLGDDFIYNRATTSTGNGDDPYHFGNSVSSGAGAKPVVDMLIKNRDPRVRFFYNKNDFNSRVVQGFFNVGKPLPAYIESNVVYTTDGAGKKTFVAWKAPGEPWVRYYGLPTDYNARDKEIYFDYFDSNRWKITIGGSEKTFYPCSTFQEELVRGRVDYTYPDVPGAPVVQDKEDIPWYGLFLSTAEVNLYLAELKLLGANLPQTAEFYYNKGVEMSVKVYDNMAKLNKIPYYSTTYDENEVTIALKAGEIETMMANADYKLTGTTAEMLEKVYIQQYLHFMYQPDDQFVAVRRSGVPKKGSLILPWADIAPQGSTYIPRRFDISSPNPTDLMYNIKMEAASRQGFSFGKREEPNILNTERLWQDKTAPNFGEGPK; from the coding sequence ATGAAAGGTAAATTGACAATAGCAGTATTTGCATTAGCAGCAACCCTTTCTACCGGGTGTAAAGAGGATTTTGCTGACATAAACACGAATCCAGCAACTGTTACAGAAGGTAATGTGGTAAACTTGTTTACACAAGGATTGCAAAGCTTTGAGCCTTCTGGTTATCTGTTTTGGTTCTATAGCGCAAGCTTTACCCATCAGTGGAGTCAGGCATATGTGCCAACGTCTGGTTTTACTGACAACTTTAATGTTCATGGCGCTTTAGGCGATCAAGGCGAGCAGACGATTAGAGTAATGAGATACTATCGAGAGGTGGACAAGCTAATCTCCGAAATGGATACTGATGAAGCCAAAAAGTACGTTAGTGTTAAGAGCATGTTTTATCCTTTGATGGTTTACTTAGGCATGTTCGATTCTGACATGTTTGGAGATATGCCTTATACCGAAGCTTGTATGGCTAAGTATACAAAACCTATGCTCCTAACCCCAAAGTACGATACCATGGAGTCGTTGTACGATTTATGGTTGAGCGAGCTCAATACAGCCCTAGAAGGGTTTAAGGCAACAGGACAAGTTGCTTTGGGAAAGCAGGATTTTGTGTACAATGGAGACGTTAAGAAGTGGGCTAAGTTTACCAATTCCTTGAAGCTGAAAATTGCAGTTCGATTGCTGAATGTAAACAAAGCAAAAGCGCTTCAGATTGCAGAGGAGGCTGTAAGCAACAGTGCAGGTCTTTTAGATGGTTTGGGTGATGACTTTATTTACAACAGGGCAACCACTTCAACTGGTAATGGTGATGATCCTTACCATTTTGGCAATTCGGTATCTTCGGGTGCAGGAGCAAAGCCTGTTGTAGATATGCTAATAAAGAACCGAGATCCTCGTGTTCGTTTCTTCTACAATAAAAATGACTTCAACTCTCGCGTGGTTCAGGGATTTTTCAATGTTGGGAAACCCCTTCCAGCCTACATTGAAAGCAATGTCGTGTATACTACAGATGGTGCCGGAAAGAAGACGTTTGTTGCATGGAAAGCTCCTGGTGAGCCTTGGGTACGCTACTATGGTCTCCCAACCGATTATAATGCACGAGATAAGGAAATCTACTTTGACTACTTTGACTCTAACCGATGGAAAATTACTATTGGCGGCTCTGAAAAAACGTTCTATCCATGTTCCACTTTTCAGGAAGAGCTAGTTAGAGGGCGTGTTGACTATACCTACCCTGACGTGCCTGGTGCTCCTGTTGTTCAGGACAAGGAGGATATACCTTGGTATGGACTATTCCTATCAACAGCCGAAGTAAACCTGTATTTGGCAGAGCTAAAACTTTTGGGTGCAAATCTGCCTCAAACAGCGGAGTTCTACTATAATAAGGGTGTTGAAATGTCGGTTAAAGTATACGACAATATGGCTAAACTGAACAAGATTCCTTACTATTCGACTACGTATGATGAAAACGAGGTGACAATTGCGCTTAAAGCCGGTGAAATTGAAACCATGATGGCAAATGCAGACTATAAGCTTACAGGAACTACTGCAGAAATGCTGGAAAAGGTTTACATTCAGCAGTACTTGCATTTCATGTATCAACCCGATGATCAATTTGTAGCAGTGCGTCGTTCTGGTGTTCCAAAGAAAGGAAGCTTAATTTTACCATGGGCAGATATAGCCCCTCAAGGAAGTACATACATCCCTCGTCGTTTCGATATCTCGAGTCCAAATCCTACCGATTTGATGTATAACATTAAAATGGAGGCGGCAAGTCGGCAAGGCTTTAGCTTTGGGAAACGGGAAGAACCTAACATTCTTAACACAGAACGATTATGGCAAGATAAAACCGCTCCTAATTTTGGAGAAGGTCCAAAGTAA
- a CDS encoding SusC/RagA family TonB-linked outer membrane protein translates to MVTNVKMAARLATLLLLLAFAGSAFAQRTITGTVKDATNGTTIPGVNVAVKGARGVGVATTIDGTFSIKLPAGTQTLVFSFVGYTTQEVVVTNQASIEVLLQPSTQKIDEVVVTALGIKRQTKALGYSVTELKGDDLKTNNINPVSSLQGKVAGVEIANSDGGMFGSTKIQIRGASTLKGNNQPIYVVDGVILDNAVSNSGDADWSGDANDFGNELKNLNPDDFESVSVLKGAAATALYGSRGLNGAVVITTKKGKAMKGVGITVSQTFGFDHVFNTPDLQNEYGPGNYFGNVAYGEKDPATGGYYKYDNANQFYLNASGKPSLRAVFSVRHFGPNYAKYSTKMIEDYNGTMIPYAPVKDNYKDAYKTGFNTNTNVAVTGGNEKTTFYTSLSYKHATGTLPKNSFERVAIMAKASHMISNAVKLEASVSFANSTPKNPQPNLGDYFSQGLFGRSYDTKQYMKDYKSVYGGVANTAYGDPNGYNPGADLWFSIYENSNMQKENNVRPTLSLEADLLSWLKFKAEGNFNYYYIRGEVKQLGQGYQNEGGYYGLSQRTKEQTNLNANFLVNKTIGDWTFGGFLRGELFNTWSQYMAIGTSGGLVIPGQYFIANSKETPSTTGLIESTKRMMSVAFQASASWKNQVFVDITGRNDWSSALVYTNEEGNYSYFYPSINGSWLVSETFKFPDWISFGKIRASWAQVGNDTDPYLINPGYSLSKWAKGDGYIYGLSTPSTAYDPSIKPERKNAWEIGLDWRFFNSRLNLDATYYKENTKDQIMEIKVPWVSGINSQFINAGNIQNSGIEIALNTIPFKYNDWEWSLDLTYTRNENKIISLHPNVAEYISLSGTADYGNYRVGSVARVGGSYGILMSDYAPKKDGQGRTIFAWRDDFRVAYPAQNGKVEEVGKITPDFLGSLSTGLRWKDLSLRVSFDARYGGYIASYGSRYGTAYGLTEASLKWRDPEHGGMTFKSIWDGKTYTDGMIPNGVFAQGQKINMPDGSKKDVGGMTYEEAYKQGLVDPVHASAYHYWSNAWATGTLNDNWYKKLNYIALREISVGYTLPANISSKIGAKNLSLAFSARNLGYLYNTMPNNENPESVRGTRSTEFRVRNFSPYTANYTFTINASF, encoded by the coding sequence ATGGTAACAAACGTAAAAATGGCAGCTAGGCTTGCCACGTTGCTGCTGTTATTGGCTTTCGCAGGTAGCGCTTTTGCGCAACGAACCATCACCGGAACGGTAAAAGATGCCACCAATGGTACTACCATACCCGGCGTAAACGTTGCGGTGAAGGGTGCGCGAGGAGTAGGTGTCGCAACAACCATCGATGGAACCTTCTCCATTAAGCTTCCTGCCGGAACGCAAACTCTGGTATTCTCGTTTGTTGGCTACACCACCCAAGAGGTGGTTGTTACCAACCAAGCCAGCATCGAGGTGCTGCTACAGCCCTCGACCCAAAAGATAGACGAGGTGGTGGTAACAGCTTTGGGTATTAAGCGGCAAACTAAGGCGCTTGGATACTCGGTAACCGAGCTGAAGGGCGACGACTTAAAGACCAATAACATTAACCCTGTATCGTCGTTGCAAGGTAAGGTTGCCGGTGTCGAAATCGCCAACTCCGATGGAGGTATGTTCGGTTCTACTAAGATTCAAATACGAGGAGCTTCGACCCTGAAGGGGAACAATCAGCCAATTTACGTGGTTGATGGTGTTATCCTCGATAATGCAGTATCTAATTCGGGTGATGCCGACTGGAGCGGTGATGCTAACGACTTTGGGAATGAGCTGAAGAACTTAAACCCCGACGATTTTGAATCGGTATCGGTGCTAAAGGGTGCTGCAGCAACCGCACTATACGGGTCTAGAGGCTTGAATGGTGCCGTTGTAATTACTACCAAAAAGGGTAAAGCCATGAAGGGAGTAGGCATAACTGTATCCCAGACCTTTGGTTTTGATCATGTCTTTAATACTCCTGATTTGCAGAACGAGTATGGCCCAGGAAACTACTTTGGAAATGTTGCCTATGGCGAGAAAGATCCTGCAACGGGTGGCTATTATAAGTACGACAACGCCAACCAGTTTTACCTGAACGCATCTGGAAAGCCATCGTTAAGAGCGGTATTCTCTGTACGCCATTTTGGTCCAAACTATGCAAAGTATAGCACAAAAATGATTGAGGACTACAATGGAACAATGATACCTTATGCACCTGTAAAAGATAACTACAAGGATGCTTATAAAACAGGTTTTAACACCAATACAAACGTAGCCGTAACCGGCGGAAACGAAAAAACAACGTTCTACACATCGCTTTCGTACAAGCATGCAACCGGAACATTGCCCAAGAACTCGTTTGAGCGGGTTGCCATAATGGCAAAAGCTTCTCATATGATCTCGAACGCCGTAAAGCTGGAGGCTTCGGTTTCGTTTGCCAACTCAACCCCCAAGAATCCTCAGCCTAACCTTGGCGATTACTTCTCTCAAGGGCTATTTGGTCGCTCGTATGATACCAAACAGTACATGAAGGATTACAAGAGCGTTTATGGAGGTGTTGCGAACACTGCGTATGGCGATCCTAATGGGTACAATCCAGGGGCTGATTTGTGGTTCTCCATATACGAGAACTCCAACATGCAAAAGGAAAACAACGTAAGGCCTACGCTCTCGTTAGAAGCTGATCTTTTGAGCTGGTTAAAGTTTAAGGCCGAGGGTAACTTCAACTACTACTACATCCGTGGCGAGGTAAAACAGCTCGGACAAGGGTATCAAAACGAGGGCGGCTACTATGGGCTAAGCCAACGAACGAAGGAGCAAACCAACTTGAATGCGAACTTTTTAGTAAATAAGACCATTGGAGATTGGACTTTTGGAGGTTTCCTTCGAGGCGAATTATTTAATACGTGGAGCCAGTATATGGCTATAGGAACCTCGGGCGGGCTTGTTATTCCCGGACAGTATTTCATAGCGAATAGCAAGGAAACTCCATCGACTACAGGGTTGATTGAGAGTACAAAGCGAATGATGTCGGTAGCCTTTCAAGCAAGTGCTAGCTGGAAAAATCAGGTTTTTGTAGATATTACCGGTCGTAACGACTGGTCTTCGGCTTTGGTTTATACCAATGAAGAAGGTAACTACAGCTACTTCTATCCATCAATAAATGGATCGTGGTTGGTTAGCGAAACCTTTAAGTTCCCAGACTGGATTTCTTTCGGAAAGATTCGAGCTTCGTGGGCGCAGGTAGGTAACGATACCGATCCATACCTCATTAATCCAGGCTACAGCTTGAGCAAGTGGGCTAAGGGGGATGGCTATATATATGGTTTGTCGACACCGTCTACGGCCTATGATCCTTCTATAAAGCCAGAACGTAAAAACGCTTGGGAAATTGGCCTTGACTGGCGTTTTTTCAATAGCCGTTTGAACCTGGATGCTACCTACTATAAGGAGAATACGAAGGATCAGATTATGGAAATAAAGGTACCTTGGGTTTCAGGTATTAACTCGCAGTTTATCAACGCTGGTAATATTCAAAACTCTGGTATTGAAATAGCCTTAAACACGATACCGTTTAAGTATAACGATTGGGAGTGGAGCCTAGATTTAACCTATACCCGAAACGAGAACAAGATCATTTCGCTTCATCCCAACGTTGCCGAATATATTTCGCTATCGGGAACTGCTGATTATGGTAACTACCGTGTAGGCTCGGTTGCCAGGGTTGGAGGATCGTATGGTATTCTAATGTCGGACTATGCTCCAAAGAAGGATGGACAAGGGCGTACAATTTTCGCATGGAGAGACGATTTTCGAGTAGCCTATCCTGCTCAGAACGGTAAAGTGGAAGAGGTTGGTAAGATTACGCCAGACTTCCTAGGATCTTTATCAACGGGGCTTCGTTGGAAAGACCTTAGCCTACGAGTTTCTTTTGATGCTCGATACGGTGGCTATATAGCATCTTATGGCTCGCGTTATGGAACTGCATACGGATTGACTGAGGCTTCGTTAAAGTGGCGCGATCCGGAGCATGGAGGCATGACTTTTAAAAGCATCTGGGATGGGAAGACCTATACCGATGGTATGATTCCTAATGGAGTTTTTGCTCAGGGACAAAAGATAAATATGCCAGATGGCTCTAAAAAGGATGTAGGCGGAATGACCTATGAGGAGGCGTATAAGCAGGGCTTGGTTGATCCTGTTCATGCTTCGGCATACCACTACTGGAGTAATGCTTGGGCAACAGGTACGCTAAACGATAATTGGTATAAAAAGCTAAACTACATTGCTCTTCGCGAAATTTCGGTTGGGTACACGTTGCCTGCTAATATTTCTTCGAAGATTGGTGCTAAGAATTTGAGCCTTGCATTTTCTGCTCGTAATTTGGGCTACTTGTACAATACTATGCCGAATAACGAAAATCCAGAGTCTGTTCGTGGTACAAGATCAACGGAATTCCGTGTTCGTAATTTTAGCCCATATACAGCTAACTACACGTTTACTATTAATGCAAGCTTCTAG
- a CDS encoding SusD/RagB family nutrient-binding outer membrane lipoprotein, which translates to MKRKSLIAVFALAATLFTGCKDDFADINTNPATVTKGNVVSLFTQGLQSFEPSGYLYWYYNASLTHQWCQAFTPSGGFTDNFNVHGALGDQGEQVIRVMRYFREVNDLISKMEPNEAKKYTAVKSMFYPLMVYMGMFDSDMFGDMPYSEACMAKYTSPMLLTPKYDTMESLYDLWLSELNTALEGFKATGQVALDKQDFVYNGDVKKWAKFANSLKLKIAVRLLNVNKTKALQIAEEAASNSAGLITSMNEDFIYNRAISTTKDGDDPFHFGNSVSSGVGSKPVVDLLVKNRDPRVRFFYNKNDFNSRVVQGFFDAGKPLPAYIESNVEFTTDANGKKKFVAWKGAGEPWVRYYGLPTEYNAKDQSKYFDYFDSNRWKISKEINGEKIEKTYYPCATFQEELVRGRIEYTYPDVPGAAVAQDKEQQPWFGMFFSAAEVNLYLAELKLQGAKLPGTAESYYNQGVELSVKAYDKLAMLNKIPYYTKTYDENEVAIALKAGEVETMMANADYKLTGTPAEMLEKVYLQQYLHFMYQPDDQFMTVRRSGVPMRGSAILPWADIAPQGSTYIPRRFDITSPSPTDLMYNIKVEAAKRQGFSFGKREEPNTLNAERVWIDKGAPNFGEGPKL; encoded by the coding sequence ATGAAACGTAAATCATTAATAGCGGTTTTCGCATTAGCTGCCACCCTATTTACGGGGTGTAAAGATGATTTTGCTGACATAAATACGAATCCAGCAACAGTAACAAAGGGGAATGTTGTCAGCTTATTCACCCAAGGATTGCAAAGCTTCGAACCTTCTGGATACCTGTATTGGTATTACAATGCTAGCCTTACCCACCAATGGTGTCAGGCATTTACTCCTTCTGGAGGATTTACCGATAACTTCAACGTTCATGGTGCACTAGGAGATCAGGGTGAGCAAGTTATCCGTGTAATGAGGTATTTCCGTGAGGTAAACGATCTTATTTCAAAGATGGAGCCCAATGAGGCAAAGAAGTACACTGCCGTTAAGAGCATGTTCTATCCGTTGATGGTGTATATGGGAATGTTCGATTCGGACATGTTTGGGGATATGCCTTACTCTGAAGCCTGTATGGCCAAGTACACCTCTCCAATGCTGCTTACTCCTAAATATGACACCATGGAGTCGTTGTACGATCTATGGTTGAGCGAGCTAAATACTGCTCTTGAAGGGTTTAAAGCAACTGGGCAGGTAGCCTTGGATAAGCAAGACTTTGTTTACAATGGGGATGTGAAGAAGTGGGCCAAGTTTGCAAACTCTTTGAAGTTAAAGATCGCGGTACGCCTACTAAACGTTAATAAGACAAAGGCTCTACAAATAGCCGAAGAGGCAGCAAGCAATAGCGCAGGTCTTATAACCAGCATGAATGAGGATTTTATTTACAACAGAGCGATCTCTACTACAAAAGATGGTGACGATCCTTTCCATTTTGGGAACAGCGTATCTTCTGGCGTAGGCTCTAAGCCTGTTGTCGATTTGCTTGTTAAGAATAGAGACCCTCGCGTTCGCTTCTTCTACAACAAGAACGATTTCAACTCGCGCGTTGTTCAAGGCTTCTTCGATGCCGGTAAGCCACTTCCTGCTTACATTGAGAGCAACGTTGAGTTTACAACTGATGCTAACGGAAAGAAGAAGTTTGTTGCATGGAAAGGTGCGGGTGAGCCTTGGGTTCGCTATTACGGACTCCCAACCGAGTATAATGCAAAGGATCAGTCGAAGTATTTCGACTACTTTGATAGCAACCGTTGGAAGATTTCTAAAGAGATTAACGGTGAAAAGATTGAAAAAACCTACTATCCATGCGCAACTTTCCAGGAAGAGCTGGTTAGAGGCCGTATAGAATACACCTACCCCGATGTCCCAGGAGCTGCTGTTGCTCAGGATAAGGAGCAACAGCCATGGTTCGGGATGTTCTTTTCTGCAGCAGAGGTTAACCTTTACTTGGCCGAACTTAAGCTTCAAGGAGCTAAGCTTCCAGGTACTGCTGAATCGTACTACAACCAGGGTGTAGAGCTGTCTGTAAAGGCATACGATAAGCTTGCTATGCTGAACAAGATACCTTACTACACTAAGACGTACGACGAAAATGAGGTGGCGATTGCTTTGAAGGCTGGCGAAGTTGAAACCATGATGGCAAATGCAGACTATAAGCTAACAGGAACTCCCGCAGAAATGCTGGAGAAGGTATACCTACAACAGTACTTACACTTCATGTATCAGCCAGACGATCAGTTTATGACTGTACGTCGCTCGGGTGTTCCCATGAGGGGTAGCGCAATCCTGCCATGGGCAGACATTGCACCTCAAGGAAGCACCTACATCCCTCGCCGCTTCGACATTACCAGTCCAAGCCCAACCGATTTGATGTATAACATTAAAGTTGAGGCGGCCAAGCGTCAGGGCTTTAGCTTTGGCAAGCGAGAGGAGCCTAATACCCTTAACGCAGAACGCGTTTGGATCGATAAGGGTGCTCCAAACTTTGGTGAAGGTCCAAAATTGTAG